Proteins found in one Lycium ferocissimum isolate CSIRO_LF1 chromosome 6, AGI_CSIRO_Lferr_CH_V1, whole genome shotgun sequence genomic segment:
- the LOC132061000 gene encoding uncharacterized protein LOC132061000, with translation MENEKQLPPLVVEQSHSSSSSSSSSTHGSIETLLVVLAVITILGVIAGIIARLCGGRHFSGNGEDDIEGWVERKCRSCIDGGVPNTTSTQEEEAKTPTPAPAQAPAPAPAPTTVEEAKK, from the coding sequence atggagaatgaGAAACAGTTACCACCACTAGTGGTAGAACAAAGtcattcttcatcatcatcatcttcaagTAGTACACATGGATCCATAGAGACATTGCTAGTAGTATTAGCAGTAATAACAATACTTGGTGTTATTGCTGGTATTATTGCTAGGCTATGTGGTGGTAGACATTTTAGTGGTAATGGTGAAGATGATATTGAAGGTTGGGTTGAAAGAAAATGTAGAAGTTGTATTGATGGTGGTGTACCTAATACTACTTCAacacaagaagaagaagctaAAACGCCAACACCAGCACCAGCACAAGCACCAGCACCTGCACCGGCACCAACAACGgtagaagaagcaaaaaaataa